Proteins from a single region of Budorcas taxicolor isolate Tak-1 chromosome 7, Takin1.1, whole genome shotgun sequence:
- the CNN1 gene encoding calponin-1, producing the protein MSSAHFNRGPAYGLSAEVKNKLAQKYDHQREQELREWIEGVTGRRIGNNFMDGLKDGIILCEFINKLQPGSVKKVNESTQNWHQLENIGNFIKAITKYGVKPHDIFEANDLFENTNHTQVQSTLLALASMAKTKGNKVNVGVKYAEKQERKFEPEKLREGRNIIGLQMGTNKFASQQGMTAYGTRRHLYDPKLGTDQPLDQATISLQMGTNKGASQAGMTAPGTKRQIFEPGLGMEHCDTLNVSLQMGSNKGASQRGMTVYGLPRQVYDPKYCLTPEYPELGEPAHNHHPHNYYNSA; encoded by the exons ATGTCCTCGGCTCACTTCAACCGAGGCCCCGCCTACGGGCTGTCGGCTGAGGTCAAGAACAAG CTGGCCCAGAAGTATGACCACCAGCGGGAGCAGGAGCTCCGAGAGTGGATCGAGGGGGTGACGGGGCGCCGCATCGGCAACAACTTTATGGACGGCCTCAAAGACGGCATCATTCTTTGCGA GTTCATCAATAAGCTCCAGCCAGGCTCCGTGAAGAAAGTAAATGAGTCCACCCAGAACTGGCATCAG CTCGAGAACATCGGCAACTTCATCAAGGCCATCACCAAGTACGGGGTGAAGCCCCACGATATCTTTGAAGCCAACGACCTGTTCGAGAACACCAACCACACGCAAGTGCAGTCCACCCTCCTGGCCCTGGCCAGCATG GCCAAGACGAAAGGGAACAAGGTGAACGTGGGAGTGAAATACGCGGAGAAGCAGGAACGGAAATTTGAGCCAGAGAAGCTAAGAGAAGGGCGGAACATTATCGGGCTGCAG ATGGGCACCAACAAGTTTGCCAGCCAGCAGGGCATGACGGCCTACGGCACCCGGCGCCACCTCTATGACCCCAAGCTGGGCACGGATCAGCCCCTGGACCAGGCCACCATCAGCCTGCAGATGGGCACCAACAAGGGAGCCAGCCAG GCCGGCATGACTGCACCAGGGACCAAGCGGCAGATCTTCGAGCCGGGGCTGGGCATGGAGCACTGTGACACACTCAATGTCAGCCTGCAGATGGGCAGCAACAAGGGAGCTTCGCAGCGGGGCATGACAGTGTATGGGCTGCCCCGCCAGGTCTACGACCCCAAGTACTGCCTGACGCCTGAGTACCCTGAGCTGGGCGAGCCGGCCCACAACCACCACCCACACAACTACTACAACTCCGCCtag
- the ECSIT gene encoding evolutionarily conserved signaling intermediate in Toll pathway, mitochondrial gives MSWAQAILLARGLSRGWGGICSTALTGAPFSQVPPQAPRGLHCSAAAHSPDSSLVPRPPEPPRRPVKALAVHEELFRPALDGARDKANFVRAVQNFAEYNVHKRGHVDFIYLALRKMREYGVERDLSVYNLLLDVFPKEVFRPRNIFHSIFLHYPRQQECGIAVLEQMENHGVMPNKETEFLLLQIFGRKSYPMLKLVRMKLWFTRFKNINPFPVPWDLPQDPVDLASLALRHMEPDLSARVTTYQMPLPKDSPDAMDPTETHIVGIQSPEQQSALARHDPARPVFVEGPFSLWLRDKCVYYHILRADLLPPEEREVEEIPEEWNLYYPMQLDLAYGRSSWDDYEFNIDEVEEGPVFAICVAGAHDQATLAKWIQGLQETNPALARIPVVFRLSGSSGELLASSDLEEPPPPPPEGQEEDDTQQRQQQGQS, from the exons ATGAGCTGGGCCCAAGCCATCCTGCTGGCCCGGGGCCTCTCTCGGGGCTGGGGGGGCATCTGCAGCACTGCCCTCACAGGAGCCCCCTTCTCTCAG GTACCGCCCCAGGCCCCACGGGGCCTCCACTGCAGTGCAGCCGCCCACAGCCCTGACTCGTCGCTGGTCCCACGCCCACCCGAGCCCCCCAGGCGGCCAGTTAAGGCCCTGGCAGTCCACGAGGAGCTGTTCAGGCCCGCGCTGGATGGGGCACGAGACAAGGCGAACTTCGTGCGGGCGGTGCAGAACTTTGCCGAGTACAACGTGCACAAGCGCGGCCACGTGGACTTCATCTACCTGGCCCTGCGCAAGATGCGCGAGTACGGCGTCGAGCGGGACCTGTCTGTCTACAACCTGCTCCTTGACGTCTTCCCCAAGGAGGTCTTCCGGCCTCGCAACATCTTCCACAGCATCTTCCTCCACTACCCACGGCAGCAGGAGTGCGGGATTGCCGTCCTGGAGCAGATGGAGAACCATG GGGTGATGCCCAACAAGGAGACGGAGTTCCTGCTCTTGCAGATATTCGGCCGCAAAAGCTACCCCATGCTCAAGCTGGTGCGCATGAAGCTGTGGTTCACCCGCTTCAAGAATATCAACCCTTTTCCCGTGCCCTGGGACCTGCCCCAGGACCCCGTGGACCTGGCCAGTTTGGCCCTACGGCACATGGAGCCTGACCTCAGTGCCAGGGTCACCACCTACCAG ATGCCTTTGCCAAAAGACTCCCCCGACGCAATGGATCCTACAGAGACCCACATCGTAG GGATCCAGAGTCCTGAGCAGCAGAGTGCCCTGGCCCGCCATGACCCAGCCCGCCCAGTCTTCGTTGAGGGCCCCTTCTCCCTGTGGCTTCGAGACAAATGTGTCTATTACCACATCCTCAGAGCTGACTTGCTGCCTCCCGAGGAGCGG GAAGTGGAGGAGATTCCAGAGGAGTGGAACCTCTACTACCCGATGCAGCTAGACCTGGCCTACGGGAGGAGCAGCTGGGATGACTACGAGTTTAACATTGATGAAG TGGAGGAAGGGCCTGTCTTTGCCATATGTGTGGCGGGTGCCCATGACCAGGCCACGCTGGCCAAGTGGATCCAGGGCCTTCAGGAGACCAACCCAGCCCTGGCCCGGATCCCGGTGGTCTTCCGCTTGTCAGGGTCCTCCGGGGAGCTCCTGGCATCCTCAGACCTGGAGgagccgcccccacccccacctgaagGCCAGGAAGAAGACGACACTCAGCAGCGACAACAGCAGGGCCAGAGCTGA
- the ELOF1 gene encoding transcription elongation factor 1 homolog, producing the protein MGRRKSKRKPPPKKKMTGTLETQFTCPFCNHEKSCDVKMDRARNTGVISCTVCLEEFQTPITYLSEPVDVYSDWIDACEAANQ; encoded by the exons ATGGGGCGCAGAAAGTCGAAACGAAAGCCACCCCCCAAGAAGAAGATGACAGGCACCCTGGAGACCCAGTTCACCTGCCCCTTCTGCAACCACGAGAAGTCCTGTGATGTGAAAAT ggaccGAGCCCGAAACACCGGAGTGATCTCTTGTACTGTATGCCTAGAGGAATTCCAGACGCCCATCACTT ATCTGTCAGAACCAGTGGACGTGTACAGCGATTGGATAGATGCCTGCGAGGCTGCCAATCAGTAG